Proteins encoded by one window of Desulfovibrio ferrophilus:
- a CDS encoding NAD(P)/FAD-dependent oxidoreductase codes for MAPKKTQKHYDVIIVGGGPAGLFSAWYLANNSKLKILVLEKGKQPLKRNCPIGDGQECVKCRPCNILAGMGGAGLFSDGKLNFIPILGKTDLTQFLPIAEAQALIDETEDIFNAYGMDGQVFPTDMEKAKDIRKNALKHGVDLLIIKQKHLGSDNLPGHINGMVEDLKAKGVTIQTSEEVKDIIVDGDHVTGVLTKRGGYYADNVILAPGRVGAEWTAKVVQNHGVGVTQRGIEVGVRVEVHNDIMKDLCEIVYDPTFFVRTRKYDDQTRTFCTNYGGFVALENYQDFVCVNGHANMNIKSQNTNFAFLSKVVLTEPVSDNQAYGESIGRLASIIGGGKPILQRFGDLRRGRRSTWDRIRNSYIDPTMKDVVPGDIAMALPERIVTNLVQGLEQLNYAVPGVANDETLLYAPEIKFFATQVKTSNELETSIRGLFVAGDGPGVAGNIVSASATGIIPAKEIVRRQG; via the coding sequence ATGGCACCGAAAAAAACCCAAAAACACTATGACGTCATCATCGTTGGCGGCGGACCAGCCGGACTCTTCTCCGCCTGGTACCTGGCCAACAACTCCAAGCTCAAAATCCTGGTGCTGGAAAAGGGCAAGCAGCCGCTCAAGCGCAACTGCCCCATCGGCGACGGCCAGGAATGCGTCAAGTGCCGCCCTTGCAATATCCTTGCAGGCATGGGCGGGGCTGGCCTGTTCTCCGACGGCAAGCTGAATTTCATCCCCATTCTCGGCAAGACGGACCTGACCCAGTTCCTGCCCATCGCCGAGGCTCAGGCCCTGATCGATGAGACCGAGGATATCTTCAATGCCTACGGCATGGACGGCCAGGTCTTCCCCACAGACATGGAGAAGGCCAAAGACATCCGCAAGAATGCGCTGAAGCATGGCGTGGACCTCTTGATCATCAAGCAGAAGCATCTGGGCAGCGACAATCTGCCCGGTCATATCAATGGCATGGTGGAAGACCTGAAAGCCAAGGGCGTGACCATCCAGACCTCCGAGGAGGTCAAGGACATCATTGTGGACGGCGACCATGTCACCGGCGTGCTGACCAAGCGCGGCGGCTACTACGCCGACAACGTGATCCTGGCCCCGGGCCGGGTGGGTGCGGAGTGGACCGCCAAGGTCGTACAGAACCACGGCGTGGGTGTGACCCAGCGCGGCATCGAAGTCGGTGTGCGCGTGGAAGTCCACAACGACATCATGAAGGACCTCTGCGAGATTGTATACGACCCCACGTTCTTCGTGCGGACCCGCAAATATGATGACCAGACCAGGACCTTCTGCACCAACTACGGTGGATTTGTGGCCCTGGAAAACTATCAGGATTTCGTGTGCGTCAACGGCCACGCCAACATGAATATCAAGAGCCAGAACACCAACTTCGCCTTCCTGTCCAAGGTCGTGCTCACCGAGCCCGTCTCCGACAACCAGGCCTACGGCGAGTCCATCGGGCGGCTGGCAAGCATCATCGGCGGAGGCAAGCCCATCCTGCAGCGTTTCGGCGATCTGCGCCGCGGTCGCCGCAGCACCTGGGACCGCATCCGCAACTCCTACATCGACCCCACCATGAAGGACGTGGTGCCCGGCGACATCGCCATGGCCCTGCCCGAGCGCATAGTGACCAATCTGGTCCAGGGACTGGAACAGTTGAACTACGCCGTCCCCGGTGTCGCCAACGACGAAACCCTGCTCTACGCACCGGAGATCAAGTTCTTTGCCACCCAGGTCAAGACCAGCAATGAACTGGAGACCTCCATCAGAGGCCTGTTCGTGGCCGGAGATGGTCCGGGCGTGGCGGGCAACATTGTTTCGGCCTCGGCCACGGGTATCATCCCGGCCAAGGAAATCGTCCGCCGCCAGGGCTAG
- a CDS encoding methyltransferase family protein — MRRPVVEVLLRLAGSKPGPMRKALSLAIGAALFLCGIPLGLLMILEPALQQMGNPWPRWLEITVGAPSLISSILLLSWAVRTQWKHGGTPAPTAPTQRLITTGPYARTRNPIQLGAMLYWMGLMTLISSLTAGLIGFLFGLLAGSFWHRHVEEHELAARFGPAYDRYRRKVPFLFPRIWPRR, encoded by the coding sequence ATGCGTCGCCCTGTTGTTGAGGTTTTGTTACGACTGGCCGGGTCCAAACCCGGCCCCATGCGCAAAGCGCTGTCCCTAGCCATCGGTGCGGCGCTGTTCCTGTGCGGAATTCCCCTCGGGCTGCTCATGATTCTGGAGCCGGCGCTTCAGCAAATGGGCAATCCCTGGCCCCGCTGGCTGGAAATTACCGTGGGGGCTCCATCGCTCATCAGTAGTATCCTGCTATTGTCCTGGGCGGTACGGACCCAGTGGAAGCACGGTGGCACCCCCGCCCCCACGGCACCGACGCAGCGCCTGATCACCACAGGCCCCTACGCCCGCACCCGCAACCCCATCCAATTGGGAGCCATGCTCTACTGGATGGGATTGATGACGCTCATCTCATCACTCACAGCCGGCCTGATCGGTTTCCTGTTCGGGCTACTGGCCGGCAGCTTCTGGCATCGGCATGTGGAAGAACACGAACTCGCCGCGCGCTTCGGCCCGGCTTATGACCGCTATCGCCGCAAGGTCCCCTTCCTCTTCCCCCGGATTTGGCCACGGCGCTGA
- a CDS encoding formate dehydrogenase subunit gamma — MMIRRFTPVQRLFHLSLILTFMMQTATGFGRLYIETAWGKWLAGLFGGYTGCLAVHKWVGILMLVLFLLHIVYAVVQIARGKMRGQDSLLPRLSDIGEFLRHTAWIFGLARQPRFDRWTWWEKFDYWAVFWGMVILGSTGLILFDSLVSSRVIMGWGINVALWVHRVEAILAILHVVLIHFFVAHLRRSHFPMDKAMFEGGVEVDAAKEHRPAWIERLKAGGDLEGHVISAVPTAMRAVYFVFGYAVVVIGALLVIYALINAPRVTW; from the coding sequence ATGATGATACGACGCTTTACTCCCGTGCAGAGGCTCTTTCACCTGTCGCTGATTCTGACATTCATGATGCAGACCGCAACCGGGTTTGGGCGCCTCTATATCGAGACTGCCTGGGGCAAGTGGCTTGCAGGGCTATTCGGAGGATATACCGGATGTCTGGCCGTGCATAAATGGGTCGGCATTCTGATGCTTGTGCTGTTCCTGCTGCATATTGTTTATGCGGTGGTGCAGATCGCCAGGGGCAAGATGCGTGGGCAGGATTCGCTTTTGCCCCGATTGTCCGACATAGGGGAATTCCTGCGCCATACCGCCTGGATATTCGGACTGGCCCGCCAGCCCCGGTTTGACCGTTGGACCTGGTGGGAGAAGTTCGATTACTGGGCTGTGTTCTGGGGTATGGTCATCCTGGGCAGTACAGGGCTCATCCTCTTTGATTCCCTGGTGTCAAGCCGGGTGATCATGGGCTGGGGTATTAATGTGGCCTTGTGGGTCCACCGAGTGGAGGCGATCCTTGCGATCCTGCATGTGGTCTTGATTCACTTCTTTGTGGCGCATCTGCGCCGTAGCCATTTCCCCATGGATAAAGCCATGTTCGAGGGAGGGGTTGAAGTGGACGCCGCAAAAGAGCATCGCCCTGCCTGGATTGAACGGCTCAAGGCTGGTGGCGATCTCGAAGGGCACGTTATCAGTGCTGTCCCAACGGCCATGCGTGCCGTGTACTTTGTCTTTGGGTACGCGGTCGTGGTCATCGGAGCCCTGCTCGTGATCTACGCCTTGATCAACGCGCCTCGGGTGACCTGGTAA
- a CDS encoding multiheme c-type cytochrome, translating into MEKTYVGSDECKYCHLEHYDSWKATLHSRMLQDAKANKDVFVVKLDPDKIRADFRKIEKKLKVPPDEIYIPREDEVLYTIGSQWKQRYIVNKNGDLYISPVQYNIETGRFVNYHEHDWDKRPWMLKCGGCHATGVDLASKTLTEPGVGCEACHGPGSHHVALPKTAVFDKRSTIVNPAKLTPGVAVQICGSCHNRGKSTMVKGGGWPVGYKPGKALTSYYNSTSYEAGDKKHVYANEFSKGHHQQYIDWQQSKHYLEGVTCNSCHYVHQLGVPSTRYQTRASGSSQCLSCHPMINNNQAHAIHSFGNCVGCHMPRIAKSAESGDIHSHVFMALLPKDTLANPAIPNSCQTCHEHKDQDLKKLQMRFEALAQLPKPQGKVIGNVGDMGK; encoded by the coding sequence GTGGAAAAAACCTATGTCGGATCGGACGAATGCAAATACTGTCATCTGGAACATTACGATTCCTGGAAGGCGACTTTGCATAGCCGTATGCTTCAGGATGCCAAGGCGAACAAGGATGTCTTTGTCGTGAAGCTTGATCCTGATAAAATCAGGGCAGACTTCAGGAAGATCGAGAAGAAGCTCAAGGTTCCACCCGACGAGATTTACATCCCTCGCGAGGATGAGGTCCTTTATACCATCGGCAGTCAGTGGAAGCAGCGTTATATCGTTAATAAAAACGGTGATTTATATATTAGTCCGGTGCAGTACAACATCGAGACTGGGCGGTTCGTGAATTATCACGAACACGACTGGGACAAGCGTCCCTGGATGTTGAAGTGTGGTGGTTGCCATGCAACCGGTGTCGATCTTGCGTCCAAGACCTTGACCGAGCCGGGAGTTGGCTGTGAGGCTTGTCACGGGCCAGGCTCACACCACGTGGCTCTTCCCAAGACTGCAGTCTTTGACAAGCGTTCCACCATTGTTAATCCCGCCAAACTGACGCCGGGAGTGGCTGTGCAGATCTGCGGATCGTGCCATAACCGTGGCAAGTCGACCATGGTCAAGGGTGGGGGCTGGCCTGTGGGCTACAAGCCAGGCAAGGCGCTCACTTCCTACTACAACTCCACCTCTTACGAGGCAGGCGACAAGAAGCACGTCTATGCCAATGAATTCTCCAAGGGGCACCATCAGCAGTATATCGACTGGCAGCAGTCCAAGCACTATCTCGAAGGCGTGACCTGTAATTCATGCCACTATGTGCACCAGTTGGGTGTGCCTAGCACCCGCTATCAGACTCGTGCTTCCGGCTCATCTCAATGTTTGAGTTGTCACCCCATGATCAACAACAATCAGGCGCATGCCATCCATTCGTTTGGCAATTGCGTGGGATGTCATATGCCTCGCATCGCCAAGAGTGCGGAGTCCGGTGACATTCATAGCCATGTGTTCATGGCGTTGTTGCCCAAGGATACGTTGGCTAACCCCGCTATCCCCAATTCGTGCCAGACCTGTCATGAGCATAAGGACCAGGATCTCAAGAAGCTGCAGATGCGTTTTGAGGCCTTGGCGCAGTTGCCCAAGCCGCAGGGTAAGGTCATCGGGAATGTTGGGGACATGGGCAAGTAA
- a CDS encoding methyl-accepting chemotaxis protein, whose product MGKLKSINVQLSLFVTVVIIAAITGLVLYVNSSTFSVATDLGYQSANQSTDLTAKSLASYLDNAVALTEGLAGQKAISDTLMPGYPAERTQRLFEELMTSYKDYWAMFVFDREGKIVAGSNAKGADMRGMDRASRGYVKAVLGGQDLYITPDILKSKSGGGIYIFGVAKAIKGPDGFVTGGLAVFPRWEVFTEQFIDPIRIGKDGYGFIFDTSGRIIAHAVNKDLMLKDLSEHAFVQQAMKEKNGFFEYDWKGRKKVMAVRENKRTGWLVCMSVYESDLAAGALAQRNVMIGAGLGMVLVVAGIILAALKFQVFKPLSNIEAFAGEISRGNMSAELSGKFRYELENLAGHISHMVSELKQKLGFAESVLVGLTQPCMVVDNDERITFVNDPYLKLFERDETPEQAMGLTLSKFYYGEEGRETMAGKCLRDGCVVLDHEMQTQSSKGSELHIRYDVAPLTDIDGNVIGVFLLFFDLTEIKKSQALIQEKNIKIEHAAAQANEVAEQVVAASEELSAQIEQSSSGAEVQRERSAEAATAMEEMNATVLEVAQNASEASSLADQSKGKAQEGSDVVRKMVGTIQEIHTHASQLRNDMAELGTQAEGIGQIMTVITDIADQTNLLALNAAIEAARAGDAGRGFAVVADEVRKLAEKTMSATNEVGSFIANIQQSAQKNIANTESATKAIDLSTEMADQSGRALVEIVDLVERTADQVRGIATASEQQSATSEEISRATGEINQIAMETAQAMNESQQAISDLARIAGDLKVAIDEMQD is encoded by the coding sequence ATGGGTAAATTGAAAAGTATCAATGTGCAGTTGTCACTGTTTGTTACGGTGGTCATTATTGCGGCGATTACAGGCCTTGTACTGTACGTGAATTCGTCGACATTCTCGGTTGCGACTGATTTGGGGTATCAGTCTGCCAATCAGTCAACGGATCTCACAGCCAAATCTCTGGCGAGCTATCTGGACAATGCCGTGGCGTTAACCGAAGGGCTTGCCGGGCAGAAGGCCATTTCCGACACGCTGATGCCGGGTTATCCAGCTGAGCGGACTCAACGACTGTTCGAGGAACTCATGACCTCGTACAAGGATTATTGGGCCATGTTCGTTTTTGACCGCGAGGGAAAGATCGTAGCCGGGTCCAACGCCAAGGGGGCGGACATGCGGGGCATGGACCGTGCCTCACGGGGATACGTCAAGGCTGTCCTGGGTGGGCAGGATTTGTATATCACTCCTGATATCCTCAAATCCAAAAGTGGTGGGGGGATTTACATCTTTGGCGTTGCCAAGGCCATCAAGGGACCAGACGGGTTCGTGACCGGTGGATTGGCTGTTTTCCCCCGTTGGGAAGTCTTCACAGAGCAGTTCATCGATCCGATTCGAATCGGCAAGGATGGCTATGGTTTTATCTTTGATACTTCCGGGCGGATCATTGCCCATGCCGTGAATAAGGACCTGATGCTCAAGGATCTGTCCGAACACGCCTTTGTGCAGCAGGCCATGAAAGAGAAAAACGGCTTCTTCGAGTACGACTGGAAGGGCCGTAAGAAGGTGATGGCCGTGCGCGAGAATAAGCGCACTGGCTGGCTGGTCTGCATGAGTGTTTATGAGTCTGATCTTGCGGCGGGCGCGCTCGCCCAGCGCAATGTCATGATTGGGGCCGGGCTTGGGATGGTCCTGGTTGTGGCTGGTATCATTCTGGCTGCGCTGAAATTCCAGGTCTTCAAGCCTCTGTCGAATATCGAAGCCTTTGCCGGCGAAATATCCAGAGGCAACATGTCTGCCGAGCTGTCAGGCAAGTTCCGGTATGAACTGGAGAACCTGGCTGGGCATATCTCGCACATGGTGTCGGAGCTGAAGCAGAAGCTCGGTTTCGCGGAGAGCGTCCTTGTGGGGCTCACGCAGCCCTGCATGGTGGTGGACAATGATGAACGAATCACCTTCGTCAATGACCCCTACTTGAAGCTGTTCGAGCGCGACGAGACTCCAGAGCAGGCAATGGGACTGACCCTGTCAAAGTTTTATTATGGCGAAGAAGGTCGGGAAACCATGGCCGGCAAATGTCTGCGCGACGGTTGCGTGGTCCTGGACCATGAAATGCAGACCCAGAGCTCCAAGGGCTCGGAGCTGCACATTCGTTACGATGTGGCCCCGCTGACCGACATCGACGGCAATGTGATTGGCGTGTTTCTGCTGTTCTTCGACCTGACTGAAATCAAGAAAAGTCAGGCCCTGATTCAGGAAAAGAATATCAAGATCGAGCACGCTGCAGCCCAGGCCAACGAGGTTGCGGAGCAGGTTGTGGCAGCTAGTGAAGAGCTTTCGGCTCAGATCGAGCAGTCTTCCAGTGGTGCCGAAGTCCAACGCGAGCGCTCTGCCGAGGCTGCTACGGCCATGGAAGAGATGAACGCCACGGTGCTTGAGGTTGCGCAGAATGCTTCTGAGGCCTCTTCCCTGGCGGATCAATCCAAAGGGAAGGCGCAGGAGGGCTCGGATGTCGTTCGCAAGATGGTCGGCACCATTCAGGAAATCCACACGCATGCGTCACAGCTTCGTAATGACATGGCCGAGTTGGGAACCCAGGCGGAAGGCATTGGGCAGATCATGACCGTGATTACCGATATTGCGGATCAGACGAACCTGCTGGCATTGAACGCCGCCATCGAGGCCGCCCGAGCAGGCGATGCGGGGCGTGGTTTTGCAGTTGTTGCGGACGAAGTGCGCAAGCTGGCGGAGAAGACCATGTCCGCCACCAATGAAGTGGGCAGTTTTATCGCCAATATCCAGCAAAGTGCGCAAAAGAATATTGCTAATACCGAGTCTGCTACCAAGGCGATCGACTTGAGTACCGAGATGGCGGACCAGTCCGGTCGGGCTTTGGTGGAGATTGTCGATCTGGTGGAGCGCACCGCTGATCAGGTCCGGGGCATTGCCACCGCATCCGAGCAGCAATCGGCTACCAGCGAGGAAATCAGCCGTGCCACGGGCGAGATCAATCAAATTGCCATGGAGACGGCTCAGGCCATGAATGAATCGCAGCAGGCGATCTCGGATCTGGCCCGTATTGCTGGAGACCTGAAGGTAGCCATCGACGAAATGCAGGATTGA
- a CDS encoding methyl-accepting chemotaxis protein, giving the protein MLDYFRSHVNARVTALVIGICVLVFAALITISSMWQSDAMEAQLDASLTRTSELIKQTVEKPMVIGDDASTKKEFAFLKDKYPDTEIYLTNYKANVTYSTVDESVRKDFESAYDQADMLGLMTTSLSEQTETGLLTKSGGRDLFMRVMSIPNEKSCYHCHGSSQAILGSIAVIQDVSPNVSAIRTQIYEFIALCVGGLILLVVPVVLFLRRNVIARLADIAGASNEVANGNFDARFECASTDELGQLGCNLSGMVGKLKTQLGFSQGILSGMTIACYVADTDANVSFINKPMLELIGLDGDPESFHGRNVSDLFFGDSTRETVENLALNDRKPHSVPREEYENRKGQTLFLNMEAAPLYDLDGNLIGAFALIMDLTAIVENERMIEAQNMRIAKAAGDAEQVSVNVSSSADELSAQVEEASRGSDGQLARTSEVATAMEQMNATVLEVAQNADSAAELADRTKIKAQEGQTVVEESVRIAEHVATQAMGLQESMKELGSQAEDVGRIVEVITDIADQTNLLALNAAIEAARAGEAGRGFAVVADEVRKLAERTMSATQEVTQSIQTIQNSAKASVASTEEAVVSVEQSREKAHVSGEALAEILGMVENTADQVRSIATAAEEQSATSEQITRSTEDINSIANETAQAMTEAAKAVNDLAEQAQALRGIIEDMRSS; this is encoded by the coding sequence ATGCTCGATTATTTTCGCAGCCATGTGAACGCCCGTGTGACCGCTCTGGTTATTGGGATCTGTGTCCTGGTCTTCGCCGCGCTGATCACCATCAGCTCCATGTGGCAGAGTGACGCCATGGAGGCTCAGCTGGATGCCTCGCTCACTAGAACTTCCGAGCTCATCAAGCAGACCGTGGAAAAGCCCATGGTCATCGGTGATGATGCAAGCACCAAGAAAGAGTTCGCCTTCTTGAAGGACAAGTATCCCGACACGGAAATTTATCTGACCAACTACAAGGCCAATGTGACCTATTCCACAGTGGATGAGTCCGTGCGCAAGGACTTTGAATCTGCCTATGACCAGGCAGATATGTTGGGCCTGATGACAACGTCGCTGAGCGAACAGACAGAGACCGGGCTGCTGACCAAGAGCGGCGGGCGGGACTTGTTCATGCGCGTCATGTCCATCCCCAATGAGAAGTCCTGCTATCACTGTCATGGTAGTTCTCAGGCCATTCTTGGCAGCATCGCCGTCATTCAGGACGTCAGCCCCAATGTGAGCGCCATTCGTACGCAGATTTATGAATTCATCGCCTTGTGCGTTGGTGGACTGATTCTGTTGGTGGTGCCCGTGGTGCTGTTCCTGCGTCGCAACGTTATTGCTCGCCTGGCAGATATCGCTGGTGCCTCCAATGAGGTGGCCAACGGAAACTTTGATGCCCGTTTCGAATGCGCCAGTACTGATGAATTGGGTCAGTTGGGGTGCAACCTCTCGGGCATGGTTGGCAAATTGAAGACCCAGCTCGGGTTCTCGCAGGGTATTCTGTCCGGGATGACTATCGCCTGCTATGTGGCCGATACCGATGCCAACGTGTCATTCATCAACAAGCCTATGCTTGAACTGATCGGCCTGGATGGCGATCCGGAATCCTTCCATGGGCGAAATGTCTCCGATTTGTTCTTTGGCGATTCGACTCGCGAGACAGTCGAGAACCTTGCTCTCAATGATCGCAAACCGCATTCCGTACCGCGTGAAGAATATGAGAACCGCAAGGGCCAGACCCTGTTCCTGAACATGGAAGCGGCTCCACTTTATGACCTTGACGGGAACCTGATTGGTGCCTTTGCCCTGATCATGGACCTGACTGCCATTGTGGAGAATGAGCGGATGATCGAGGCGCAGAATATGCGCATTGCCAAGGCTGCCGGAGATGCAGAACAGGTGTCGGTCAACGTGTCCTCCTCGGCGGACGAACTGTCTGCTCAGGTCGAAGAGGCCAGCCGCGGTTCAGATGGCCAGTTGGCCCGGACCTCCGAGGTGGCTACCGCCATGGAGCAGATGAACGCCACCGTGCTGGAAGTTGCTCAGAATGCGGATAGCGCGGCAGAGTTGGCCGATCGCACCAAGATTAAGGCCCAGGAAGGCCAGACCGTGGTGGAAGAATCCGTGCGTATTGCCGAGCATGTGGCAACGCAGGCCATGGGACTTCAGGAGAGCATGAAGGAGCTGGGCTCTCAGGCCGAGGATGTTGGTCGTATCGTAGAGGTCATTACGGACATCGCGGACCAGACCAATCTGCTGGCCCTGAATGCGGCTATCGAGGCCGCCCGGGCGGGTGAGGCCGGACGCGGATTTGCCGTTGTGGCCGATGAGGTGCGCAAGCTGGCCGAACGGACCATGAGCGCCACTCAGGAAGTGACCCAGTCCATCCAGACGATTCAGAACAGTGCCAAGGCCAGTGTGGCCAGTACTGAAGAGGCCGTCGTCTCCGTTGAGCAAAGTCGCGAGAAGGCTCATGTCTCAGGCGAGGCCCTGGCGGAGATTCTGGGCATGGTGGAGAATACTGCGGACCAGGTCCGTTCCATTGCCACGGCAGCCGAAGAGCAGTCGGCAACATCGGAACAGATCACAAGATCCACCGAGGACATCAACTCCATTGCCAATGAGACGGCTCAGGCTATGACCGAAGCGGCCAAGGCTGTGAATGATCTTGCCGAACAGGCTCAGGCCCTGCGCGGGATCATTGAGGACATGCGCTCTTCATAG
- a CDS encoding cytochrome c family protein has protein sequence MSIRFKRALTGALVLAVTLAGAVGAGAKQYIGSEACSECHDEQFEHFVSYSKKAKSWHSIEIMASDLTQAEQESCYECHTTGYGKGGFVSIKETPELADVGCETCHGPGAEHAESGGDTEAIERTPSVEGCETCHNADRVEDFNFKPLIFSGAH, from the coding sequence ATGAGTATTAGATTCAAGAGGGCATTGACTGGTGCCCTGGTGCTTGCCGTTACATTGGCAGGGGCCGTTGGCGCAGGCGCCAAGCAGTATATCGGAAGTGAAGCCTGCTCGGAATGTCATGATGAGCAGTTTGAACATTTCGTGAGCTATTCCAAAAAAGCCAAATCCTGGCACAGCATCGAAATCATGGCCTCGGATTTGACGCAGGCTGAACAGGAAAGCTGTTACGAATGTCATACCACCGGGTACGGAAAGGGTGGTTTCGTCAGCATCAAGGAAACACCCGAGTTGGCCGATGTCGGTTGTGAGACCTGTCATGGTCCCGGTGCCGAGCATGCCGAATCCGGAGGGGATACCGAAGCCATTGAGCGCACTCCCAGTGTAGAAGGTTGCGAAACCTGCCACAATGCAGACCGAGTCGAGGACTTCAACTTCAAGCCGCTGATCTTCAGCGGTGCGCACTAG
- a CDS encoding response regulator: protein MLTLHKKNLTPFTTALAVSANREHLRLDRSALRAAGVPEIVTFASIEKALVWIVANPVDVVLLDADLGRTTGAKVLRLLRRRRSFATLPVIVTSMSSSRACVLEALGAGCSGYLVRPYSQEGLLKQCRLAASGANPGRERIAAMRQAQEETRRGRRVQAIAAMKRATSRQQEAHQYYTKGCDQLSAEHFELAIGSFNKALAINNLFAEAYIGMANAWEALGEPDKAKACMRRAVDAHARNNGITRTRNVLVQTLMDNPNAPNPFLDLGFALVRQGELKAAGQAYSLAVQHGPTGGGVYAAVARACLFTSDPRRAAKQIAVGMAEAGGISLPAETLYQRIMGDIPSLPGSGIVRTETVEADECSNVMNDILAVLKYTWKLYRNGGPLTPQPLPLDF, encoded by the coding sequence ATGCTGACTCTGCACAAAAAGAATCTGACCCCCTTCACCACTGCCCTGGCGGTCTCGGCCAACCGGGAGCATCTTCGTCTGGACCGAAGCGCCTTGCGCGCCGCAGGAGTCCCCGAAATCGTGACGTTCGCATCCATCGAAAAGGCTCTGGTCTGGATCGTCGCCAACCCGGTGGACGTGGTTCTTCTGGATGCAGACCTGGGCCGGACCACTGGAGCAAAGGTCTTGCGGTTACTACGCCGTCGTCGTTCCTTTGCGACACTGCCTGTCATCGTCACCAGCATGAGCAGCAGCCGAGCCTGCGTTCTCGAGGCCCTGGGAGCCGGATGTTCAGGCTACCTGGTTCGCCCCTACTCACAGGAAGGTCTGCTCAAGCAGTGTCGACTTGCTGCCAGCGGAGCCAATCCCGGACGGGAACGCATTGCCGCCATGCGCCAGGCGCAGGAGGAAACCCGACGAGGGCGTCGAGTTCAGGCCATTGCCGCCATGAAAAGAGCGACTTCAAGGCAGCAAGAAGCACATCAATACTATACCAAGGGTTGCGATCAGTTATCGGCTGAGCATTTCGAGCTGGCCATAGGTTCTTTCAACAAGGCGCTCGCCATCAACAACCTGTTTGCCGAGGCCTACATCGGAATGGCCAACGCCTGGGAGGCCTTGGGAGAGCCCGACAAGGCCAAGGCATGCATGCGTCGGGCTGTGGATGCCCATGCCCGCAATAACGGCATCACCCGCACGAGAAATGTGCTGGTTCAAACGCTGATGGACAATCCCAACGCGCCCAATCCGTTTTTGGACCTTGGATTCGCCCTTGTCCGCCAGGGAGAGCTCAAGGCAGCCGGACAGGCGTATTCGCTGGCCGTGCAGCATGGCCCCACGGGTGGTGGCGTCTATGCCGCCGTGGCAAGAGCCTGCCTGTTTACCTCCGACCCCAGACGGGCCGCCAAGCAGATCGCCGTCGGCATGGCCGAGGCGGGTGGAATATCACTCCCCGCCGAGACACTGTATCAGCGCATCATGGGAGATATTCCCAGCCTGCCCGGTTCCGGCATCGTCCGCACCGAAACGGTTGAAGCCGACGAATGCAGTAACGTGATGAACGACATTCTGGCGGTACTCAAGTACACTTGGAAGTTGTACCGAAACGGCGGTCCCCTCACACCGCAGCCCCTGCCTTTGGACTTCTGA
- a CDS encoding 2-amino-3,7-dideoxy-D-threo-hept-6-ulosonate synthase: MHIGKAIRMERIFNRDTERAIIVPLDHGTTIGPVKGLIDMRETLTHIAEGGANAVLMHKGLVPCGHRRQGPDIGLIVHLSASTVLSPFPNAKTLTGTVEDAIKLGADAVSVHVNIGDETERDMLSDLGRMASRASDWGMPILAMVYARGPKIENEYDPDTVAHCARVGMELGADVVKVPYTGDPESFKRVTDGVCVPVVIAGGPKLDSSRDLFVMVRDSLAAGGSGLSIGRNIFQADRPYHLIKALHGVVHKDWDVDKAEHVALGE; this comes from the coding sequence ATGCATATTGGTAAAGCCATCAGAATGGAGCGAATCTTCAATAGAGATACGGAACGCGCCATCATCGTCCCTCTTGACCATGGCACGACCATCGGGCCGGTCAAGGGGCTGATAGACATGCGTGAAACCCTGACTCACATCGCAGAAGGCGGGGCCAATGCGGTGCTGATGCACAAAGGGTTGGTGCCCTGTGGTCATAGGCGGCAGGGGCCTGATATCGGACTGATCGTGCATCTTTCAGCCAGCACGGTACTGTCGCCTTTTCCCAACGCCAAGACCCTGACGGGCACGGTGGAAGATGCCATCAAGCTGGGCGCGGACGCGGTGTCCGTGCATGTGAATATCGGTGACGAAACTGAACGGGATATGTTGAGCGATCTTGGAAGGATGGCCTCGCGAGCTTCGGATTGGGGCATGCCCATCCTGGCCATGGTCTATGCCCGTGGCCCCAAGATCGAGAATGAATACGATCCTGATACCGTCGCTCATTGCGCCCGTGTGGGCATGGAGTTGGGCGCTGATGTGGTGAAGGTGCCCTACACCGGAGACCCTGAAAGCTTCAAACGGGTAACGGATGGGGTCTGCGTGCCCGTGGTGATTGCCGGTGGTCCCAAGCTGGACAGCTCTCGCGATCTGTTTGTCATGGTTCGCGATTCCCTTGCGGCTGGCGGCTCTGGCTTGTCCATTGGGCGTAATATCTTTCAGGCTGACAGGCCATATCACCTGATCAAGGCCTTGCATGGCGTGGTCCACAAGGACTGGGACGTGGATAAGGCTGAGCATGTTGCGTTGGGCGAGTAA